One Marinobacter sp. es.048 genomic window, TTTAAAAGCGTTTGGTTATAACGCAAGAGAGTGGCCCTCCTTGAATTGAAAAATGACGACCACAGGTAATAAACAGAACACTTGGGGACGCATAAACCGGAGCAGACACAGATGACGCAAACAGTAGCTTTTATCGGACTTGGCATCATGGGTTCGCGCATGGCGGCGAACCTCCTGGACAAGGGCGACGTCAACCTGATCGTCTACAACCGCTCGACTGAAGCCGCAAAACCGCTGAAAGACAAAGGCGCGAAAGTCGCCGATTCGGCGGCCGACGCCGTCCGGCAGGCGGATGTGGTCTTCTCAATGCTCGCCTCTCCTCCCGTTGTCGAGGATATGGCCCTCGGCAAGGATGGATTTGTCAGCGCCATGGCGGAAAATGCACTCTGGGTGGACTGCTCCACTGTGAACCCATCATTCACCGAGCACGCCGAAGAGTCCGCCAAAGCTCAGGGCATTCGGTTCATGGATGCCCCGGTTGCCGGTACCCGTGAGCCGGCTGCAAGCGGCGAACTGACCTTCCTCGTGGGAGGCAACGAAGAAGACTTTCAATCGGTAAAGCCGCTCCTTCAGACCATGGGCAAGAAAATTGTACACGTGGGCCAGGTCGGTCGCGGCACCGCCTTCAAAATGCTAGTGAACGCCATGCTGGCGCAGTCCATGCTCGCTTTTGCCGAGACCACTCTGCTGGGAGAGAAACTGGGGTTCTCAAGAGATTTCCTGATGGACACCCTGCCAAACTTACCTGTTACTCCGCCCTTTATCGGGGGTAAAGCTGAGCTGATCCGCAATGGGGACTTTGACGCTCAGTTCCCGCTCGAGCTGATGCACAAAGACCTGCACTTGTTGGAGCAAACGGCCTACGAAGTCGGCCAGCCGCTGTATCTGGCCAACCTGGCCAAAGAAGTCTATGGAAGTGCCAGCAGCAGTGGCTGGGCGCGCAAGGATTTTGCGTCGGTGTTTGAGTTTCTCAACCGGGACTGACTCGGCAATTAACATTGGCGCACATCTTCCACTACTATCAAGATAAGTGAGTGCGAGGATGACGTTGACGTGGGACTGTCGATCAAGACAACAGAATTTGCGCCGGAAGAGTTTGAACGTTTTGCCGCCAAGGTCAGGACGGATCTTAAAGCGCTCACTCGTCTTCTGAACCGGCCAGGCTTTGGTGAGGGCGAGAGTTCGATTGGCGCCGAGGTGGAGTTCTACATCGTAAATTCTGACCTGCGCGTTCAACCCATCAACACCGAAATTGCCGCACGCGTTCAGGACCCCCAGCTCACGGTTGAGCTCAACCGCTTCAATCTCGAATACAACCTCAGTCCCCAGGCTTTCAAAGGCTCTCCATTCGCCAGAACGGAGCAGGAACTGCTCGCTGCGATCCAACGGATCAACCAGCACGCCGCGTCACTGGACGGGGAGCTTGTGCCGATCGGCATTCTGCCCACACTTCGCCAGTCCGATATGGGTGCGAAGGCAATGACAGACGAGCCCCGCTATCATGCGTTATCTAAGGCGCTGATCAAGCAACGGGGCGAGCCATTCAGCATTCACATTGGTGGCAACGATGTGATCAATCTGGAAGCCGACGACGTCTACATGGAAGGCGCCAATACCTCTTTCCAGTTGCATTGGCGGGTGCCCGCACACCGTTTTGCCGATTACTTTAATGCGGTACAACTGGTCACGCCAATTGTCCTCGCTCTGGCCAGCAATTCACCCAGCCTGTTCGGCCACCATCTGTGGGACGAAACCCGGATTGCCCTGTTCAAGCAATCCATCGACAGCCGATCGCCCAACCATAAGACCTGGCGCCATCCGCCACGGGTCTATTATGGAAACGGCTGGACACGCAGCGCCTGGGAACTGTTTGCGGCCTCGGCATCGCTCTATCCCCCCATCATTCCACTGATGTCGGAGGAAGATCCGATGGCGGTTCTTGATCGTGGTGAAGTGCCCAAACTGGCCGAACTGCGACTGCACCAGGGAACCACCTGGCCCTGGAACCGGGCCATCTATGACCATACCGAAGGCGGCCACCTGCGCATTGAGATTCGCTCCATGCCCGCAGGTCCAACGGCTGTTGATATGTGTGCGAACGGGCTGTTCGTAATTGGCGCTGCGCTGGCAGTACTTGATGATATTCATCATCTGACGTCGATACTCCCCTTCCATTACACTGAACACAACTTCTACCGCGCCGCGAAATATGGCGTTGGCGCAGAAATCATATGGCCACACAAGAATCAGGTTCAGTTGCAGGATACGCCCCTGTTAACCGTGGCTCGTGAGCTGCTACCCCGAGCCCGGGAAGCATTGGCAAAAACAGCCGTGGACGAGTCAGAAATTCACCGATTGCTGGGAATCATCGAAGGCCGCATTGAAACCGCGATGTCGGGCGCCCGGTGGCAACGTCACACTACCGAATCTCTGTTCAAATCCCTGAGCCCCGATGAGGCCTTCCAGACCATGCTTTCGCTGTACATGGCCAACCAGAAGAAAAATACGCCGCTCCATGAATGGACATTGTCACCGTGAGTAACTCGAACGTTCTTGCTTATCTGAATGATCCCTCGCCCCGGACACTGGGCCGCTCCCCCCTTGAGTGGCTGGAGCAACTGCAAAAGCCGACGGTTGTTCGTGTTGCCGGTCGTGATCGCTCCCGGACCCGAGCCATGGCAACGCTGCTTCACGGCAATGAGCCCTCGGGCCTGCTTGCGCTTCATCGATGGCTGCTCGAACAGCACACCCCGGAAGTCAACATGCTGTTTCTCCTGGGTGGCATCTACCCTGCAAAGATTCCTCCCACACTCTCAATGCGACAGCTTCCAGACGGACGTGACCTCAACCGATGTTTCAGAGAACCGTTCGAGGGAGAAGAAGGGGCGATTGCCAGGGCCATGCTGGCAGAGCTCCATAACGCGAAGCCCGAATGCCTGCTGGATGTTCACAACACCTCGGGTTCAGGCCCTGCGTTCGCCGTGTCCATCACCAATGACGCAGCGCATCAGGCACTGACATCGCTCTTTACCGACCGCTTGATTATGACGGATCTACGCCTGGGGGCGCTGATGGAGTATTCCGAGCAGGAGGTGCCCACGGTAACCATCGAGTGCGGTGGTTACCAGGACGAACAGGCGCACGAACTGGCCTATGAGGGACTCGTCCGATATTGCTCAAGGCCAGATGTTTTGTCACTGGAGAAAGCGGACTGGGACGTTACCGTGCTGCGCAATCCGATCCGGGTGGAACTGGCGCCTGAAGCAACCATAGAATATCGCCTCGAGCCCACTGGCCACGCGGACCTGACCTTCCCCCCCGACATCGAGCATCGTAATTTCGGAATCGTGTCCCCGGATGAGTCCTTGGGATGGGTTGGCAAAAAAGGCCTGGACATACTCACCGCGATCGGCCACAACCGAAAGGAGAACATGGAACAGGTACTTCAGGTCAGGGATGGGCAGATCTACCCCGCCCAGGCCCTCAGGACCTTTATGATTACCACCAATCCGGTTATTGCGAAGAGTGATTGCCTGTTTTATGCGGTCAAGGCAACCGGTGAACCTATTTTTTAACACCAAGGGTAACCTGA contains:
- a CDS encoding NAD(P)-dependent oxidoreductase, which encodes MTQTVAFIGLGIMGSRMAANLLDKGDVNLIVYNRSTEAAKPLKDKGAKVADSAADAVRQADVVFSMLASPPVVEDMALGKDGFVSAMAENALWVDCSTVNPSFTEHAEESAKAQGIRFMDAPVAGTREPAASGELTFLVGGNEEDFQSVKPLLQTMGKKIVHVGQVGRGTAFKMLVNAMLAQSMLAFAETTLLGEKLGFSRDFLMDTLPNLPVTPPFIGGKAELIRNGDFDAQFPLELMHKDLHLLEQTAYEVGQPLYLANLAKEVYGSASSSGWARKDFASVFEFLNRD
- a CDS encoding succinylglutamate desuccinylase/aspartoacylase family protein; its protein translation is MSNSNVLAYLNDPSPRTLGRSPLEWLEQLQKPTVVRVAGRDRSRTRAMATLLHGNEPSGLLALHRWLLEQHTPEVNMLFLLGGIYPAKIPPTLSMRQLPDGRDLNRCFREPFEGEEGAIARAMLAELHNAKPECLLDVHNTSGSGPAFAVSITNDAAHQALTSLFTDRLIMTDLRLGALMEYSEQEVPTVTIECGGYQDEQAHELAYEGLVRYCSRPDVLSLEKADWDVTVLRNPIRVELAPEATIEYRLEPTGHADLTFPPDIEHRNFGIVSPDESLGWVGKKGLDILTAIGHNRKENMEQVLQVRDGQIYPAQALRTFMITTNPVIAKSDCLFYAVKATGEPIF